In Modestobacter versicolor, a single genomic region encodes these proteins:
- the groL gene encoding chaperonin GroEL (60 kDa chaperone family; promotes refolding of misfolded polypeptides especially under stressful conditions; forms two stacked rings of heptamers to form a barrel-shaped 14mer; ends can be capped by GroES; misfolded proteins enter the barrel where they are refolded when GroES binds), with the protein MAKMIAFNEEARRGLERGMNTLADAVKVTLGPRGRNVVLEKKWGAPTITNDGVSIAKEIELEDPWEKIGAELVKEVAKKTDDVAGDGTTTATVLAQALVREGLRNVAAGANPMALKKGIEKAVASVSEYLLSTAKDVETKEQIAATASISAADPAIGELIAEAMDKVGKEGVITVEESNTFGLELELTEGMRFDKGHLSAYFVTDTDRMETVLDDPYILVVNSKISSVKDLLPLLEKVMQSGKPLAIIAEDVEGEALATLVVNKIRGTFKSVAVKAPGFGDRRKAMLADIAILTGGQVISEEVGLKLDNADLSLLGRARKFVTTKDETTIIEGAGDADQIQGRVNQIRAEIEKSDSDYDREKLQERLAKLAGGVAVIKAGAATEVELKERKHRIEDAVRNAKAAVEEGIVAGGGVALAQATTVAFEKLDLEGDEATGANIVRVALEAPLKQIAINAGLEGGVVAEKVRNSETGWGLNAATGEYVDLIAAGIIDPAKVTRSALQNAASIAALFLTTEAVIADKPEKNAPAMAGGGDGGMGGMDF; encoded by the coding sequence ATGGCCAAGATGATCGCGTTCAACGAAGAGGCGCGCCGCGGCCTCGAGCGAGGGATGAACACCCTCGCCGACGCCGTCAAGGTGACCCTCGGCCCCCGTGGCCGGAACGTCGTGCTCGAGAAGAAGTGGGGTGCCCCCACCATCACCAACGACGGTGTGAGCATCGCCAAGGAGATCGAGCTCGAGGACCCGTGGGAGAAGATCGGGGCCGAGCTCGTCAAGGAGGTCGCCAAGAAGACCGACGACGTCGCGGGTGACGGCACCACCACCGCCACCGTGCTCGCCCAGGCCCTCGTCCGCGAGGGGCTGCGCAACGTCGCCGCCGGCGCCAACCCGATGGCCCTGAAGAAGGGCATCGAGAAGGCCGTCGCCTCGGTCTCCGAGTACCTGCTGTCCACCGCCAAGGACGTCGAGACCAAGGAGCAGATCGCGGCCACCGCCTCGATCTCCGCCGCGGACCCGGCCATCGGCGAGCTCATCGCCGAGGCGATGGACAAGGTCGGCAAGGAAGGCGTCATCACCGTCGAGGAGAGCAACACCTTCGGGCTCGAGCTCGAGCTCACCGAGGGCATGCGCTTCGACAAGGGTCACCTGTCGGCCTACTTCGTCACCGACACCGACCGCATGGAGACCGTGCTCGACGACCCGTACATCCTGGTCGTCAACTCGAAGATCTCCTCGGTCAAGGACCTGCTCCCGCTGCTGGAGAAGGTCATGCAGTCCGGCAAGCCGCTGGCGATCATCGCCGAGGACGTCGAGGGCGAGGCCCTCGCGACCCTGGTGGTCAACAAGATCCGCGGCACCTTCAAGTCGGTCGCCGTCAAGGCCCCCGGCTTCGGTGACCGTCGCAAGGCCATGCTCGCCGACATCGCCATCCTCACCGGTGGCCAGGTCATCAGCGAGGAGGTCGGCCTCAAGCTCGACAACGCCGACCTGTCGCTGCTGGGCCGCGCGCGCAAGTTCGTCACCACCAAGGACGAGACGACCATCATCGAGGGCGCCGGTGACGCCGACCAGATCCAGGGTCGCGTCAACCAGATCCGCGCCGAGATCGAGAAGTCGGACTCCGACTACGACCGCGAGAAGCTGCAGGAGCGCCTGGCCAAGCTGGCCGGCGGTGTTGCGGTCATCAAGGCCGGTGCCGCCACCGAGGTGGAGCTGAAGGAGCGCAAGCACCGCATCGAGGACGCGGTGCGCAACGCCAAGGCCGCCGTCGAGGAGGGCATCGTCGCCGGTGGTGGCGTCGCCCTGGCGCAGGCCACCACGGTCGCGTTCGAGAAGCTCGACCTCGAGGGTGACGAGGCGACCGGTGCCAACATCGTGCGCGTCGCGCTCGAGGCCCCGCTGAAGCAGATCGCCATCAACGCCGGCCTCGAGGGTGGCGTCGTGGCGGAGAAGGTCCGCAACTCCGAGACCGGCTGGGGCCTCAACGCCGCCACCGGCGAGTACGTGGACCTGATCGCGGCCGGCATCATCGACCCGGCCAAGGTCACCCGCTCGGCGCTGCAGAACGCCGCTTCCATCGCGGCGCTCTTCCTCACCACCGAGGCCGTCATCGCCGACAAGCCGGAGAAGAACGCCCCGGCCATGGCCGGCGGCGGCGACGGCGGCATGGGCGGCATGGACTTCTGA
- a CDS encoding cold-shock protein, with protein sequence MAQGTVKWFNAEKGFGFIAVDGGQDVFVHYSAIQMDGYKSLDEGQRVSFEVVQGEKGPQADAVRSV encoded by the coding sequence GTGGCACAGGGCACCGTGAAGTGGTTCAACGCCGAGAAGGGCTTCGGCTTCATCGCCGTCGACGGCGGTCAGGACGTCTTCGTCCACTACTCGGCCATCCAGATGGACGGCTACAAGAGCCTCGACGAGGGCCAGCGGGTCAGCTTCGAGGTCGTCCAGGGCGAGAAGGGCCCGCAGGCCGACGCCGTCCGCAGCGTCTGA
- the thrC gene encoding threonine synthase: MTMTAPGSAQADVTAGGPVPPNPARGLVCRNCGATFGLIAEHACAECFGPLEVDYDPELMRAVTRQQIEAGPQNIWRYAALLPVGQDPADRVTLDPGMTPLVRADRLAAELGLTGGLWVKDDSANPTHSFKDRVVSLAATAAKSFGYAKIACASTGNLANSVAAHAARMGLPSFVFVPSDLEPGKIVQSAVYGQALIAVDGSYDDVNRLTSELAETDEFEDTAFVNQNVRPYYAEGSKTMGYEIAEQLGWRIPAQVVIPMASGSLLTKVDKAWRELVAAGIVEDTGWKVFGAQSAGCDPIATAFDNGWDVVKPVKPTGIAKSLNIGNPADGPYALDAIRRTGGSVGRVGDDEIVAGIRDLARTTGVFAETAGGVTTAVLRQLVEDGRLDPTQEVVVLNTGEGLKTLDPLLPVVGPSHHVQPSLKSLREAGLIA, translated from the coding sequence ATGACCATGACCGCTCCCGGTTCCGCCCAGGCAGACGTCACCGCTGGTGGGCCCGTCCCGCCGAACCCGGCACGGGGCCTGGTGTGCCGCAACTGCGGCGCCACCTTCGGCCTGATCGCCGAGCACGCCTGCGCCGAGTGCTTCGGCCCGCTCGAGGTCGACTACGACCCCGAGCTGATGCGTGCGGTCACCCGCCAGCAGATCGAGGCCGGCCCGCAGAACATCTGGCGGTACGCCGCCCTGCTCCCGGTGGGGCAGGACCCGGCCGACCGGGTCACCCTCGACCCGGGCATGACCCCGCTCGTGCGGGCCGACCGGCTGGCCGCCGAGCTCGGCCTGACCGGCGGCCTCTGGGTCAAGGACGACTCGGCCAACCCGACCCACTCCTTCAAGGACCGGGTGGTCAGCCTCGCCGCGACCGCGGCGAAGAGCTTCGGCTACGCCAAGATCGCCTGCGCCTCGACGGGCAACCTGGCCAACTCCGTCGCCGCGCACGCGGCCCGGATGGGCCTGCCGTCCTTCGTCTTCGTGCCCAGCGACCTGGAGCCGGGCAAGATCGTGCAGTCGGCCGTCTACGGCCAGGCGCTCATCGCCGTCGACGGCAGCTACGACGACGTCAACCGGCTGACCAGCGAGCTCGCCGAGACCGACGAGTTCGAGGACACCGCCTTCGTCAACCAGAACGTCCGGCCCTACTACGCCGAGGGCTCGAAGACGATGGGCTACGAGATCGCCGAGCAGCTGGGCTGGCGCATCCCGGCCCAGGTCGTGATCCCGATGGCGTCGGGCTCACTGCTGACCAAGGTCGACAAGGCCTGGCGCGAGCTGGTCGCCGCCGGCATCGTCGAGGACACCGGCTGGAAGGTCTTCGGCGCCCAGTCGGCCGGCTGCGACCCGATCGCCACCGCCTTCGACAACGGCTGGGACGTCGTCAAGCCGGTCAAGCCGACCGGCATCGCCAAGTCGCTGAACATTGGCAACCCCGCCGACGGCCCCTACGCGCTGGACGCCATCCGGCGCACCGGCGGGTCGGTCGGCCGGGTCGGTGACGACGAGATCGTCGCCGGGATCCGTGACCTGGCCCGCACCACCGGCGTCTTCGCCGAGACCGCCGGCGGGGTGACCACCGCGGTGCTGCGCCAGCTGGTCGAGGACGGCCGGCTCGACCCGACCCAGGAGGTCGTCGTCCTCAACACCGGTGAGGGGCTCAAGACCCTCGACCCGCTGCTGCCGGTCGTCGGCCCGTCGCACCACGTGCAGCCGTCGCTGAAGTCGCTGCGCGAGGCCGGCCTCATCGCCTAG
- a CDS encoding HAD family hydrolase, translating to MATRIVYTDLDGTMVGPRGSFWHTAERGLTATPAEALLALHRSGAVLVLVSGRTHAQLLEAARIFAADGAISELGSLVSWAGGRETHLLTGDLPAEFAGRTPMSVMAELGVVEELVAAHPGRLEWHEPWHTAHSADALLRGRVDAAAVDSWLAERGWGWLTMNDNGAVPATPRMTLAEDALPPHVYHLMPRGISKGAAISWDLARRGLTAADAVAVGDSVSDLEMAPAVGRLWVTANGAAVTGMDERISAVPNAAVTEAAMGEGWAQAVLASL from the coding sequence GTGGCCACCCGCATCGTCTACACCGACCTCGACGGCACGATGGTCGGCCCGCGCGGCTCGTTCTGGCACACCGCCGAGCGCGGCCTGACCGCGACGCCGGCCGAGGCGCTGCTCGCCCTGCACCGCTCCGGCGCCGTCCTGGTGCTGGTCAGCGGCCGGACGCACGCGCAGCTGCTGGAGGCCGCGCGGATCTTCGCCGCCGACGGCGCGATCTCCGAGCTCGGGTCGCTGGTGAGCTGGGCCGGCGGCCGGGAGACCCACCTGCTCACCGGCGACCTGCCCGCGGAGTTCGCCGGGCGCACCCCGATGTCGGTGATGGCCGAGCTGGGCGTGGTCGAGGAGCTGGTCGCCGCCCACCCGGGCCGGCTGGAGTGGCACGAGCCCTGGCACACCGCCCACTCGGCCGACGCGCTGCTGCGCGGCCGGGTCGACGCCGCGGCGGTCGACAGCTGGCTGGCCGAGCGCGGCTGGGGCTGGCTGACCATGAACGACAACGGCGCGGTGCCGGCGACCCCGCGGATGACGCTGGCCGAGGACGCGCTGCCGCCGCACGTCTACCACCTGATGCCGCGCGGGATCTCCAAGGGCGCGGCGATCAGCTGGGACCTCGCCCGCCGGGGCCTGACCGCCGCGGACGCCGTGGCGGTGGGCGACAGCGTCAGCGACCTGGAGATGGCCCCCGCCGTCGGCCGGCTCTGGGTCACCGCCAACGGGGCCGCGGTCACCGGCATGGACGAGCGGATCTCCGCCGTCCCCAACGCCGCGGTGACCGAGGCGGCGATGGGCGAGGGCTGGGCCCAGGCGGTCCTCGCCAGCCTGTGA
- a CDS encoding ABC transporter permease, producing the protein MSTSTGAAAGYRPERTLRLGVELRRQFKRRRTIGVLALMAALPLILIGALQLGGAEEAEENSRVNLVDVATASGLNLTLFVLFATTGFFLVVVFALFFGDTVASEASWGSLRYALATPVPRSRLLRQKWLAALVLSVGAMVLLVLVAVVAGGIAYGFGDVQTPLGVALEQRTALVRLAGMVGYLAVHLLVVGTLAFWLSTVTDAPLAAVGGAVFTTVVFAVLEQVEQLGGIRDWFPTAFNYAWTDLLQSQFDSGDLFRGVVQGLAWSALFTALAFRQFARKDVTS; encoded by the coding sequence ATGAGCACGTCGACCGGAGCCGCGGCCGGGTACCGGCCGGAGCGGACGCTGCGGCTGGGCGTCGAGCTCCGCCGGCAGTTCAAGCGGCGCCGGACGATCGGCGTCCTCGCCCTCATGGCGGCGCTGCCGCTGATCCTCATCGGGGCGCTGCAGCTGGGCGGCGCGGAGGAGGCGGAGGAGAACAGCCGGGTCAACCTGGTCGACGTCGCGACGGCGAGCGGGCTGAACCTGACCCTGTTCGTCCTCTTCGCCACCACCGGCTTCTTCCTGGTGGTCGTGTTCGCGCTGTTCTTCGGCGACACCGTGGCCAGCGAGGCCTCGTGGGGGTCGCTGCGCTACGCGCTGGCCACCCCGGTGCCGCGGTCCCGGCTGCTCCGGCAGAAGTGGCTCGCCGCGCTGGTGCTGTCGGTCGGCGCGATGGTGCTGCTGGTCCTGGTCGCGGTGGTGGCCGGCGGGATCGCCTACGGCTTCGGCGACGTGCAGACCCCGCTCGGGGTCGCGCTGGAGCAGCGGACGGCGCTGGTCCGGCTGGCCGGGATGGTCGGTTACCTCGCCGTCCACCTGCTCGTCGTCGGCACCCTGGCGTTCTGGCTGTCCACGGTGACCGACGCGCCGCTCGCCGCGGTCGGCGGTGCGGTGTTCACCACGGTGGTCTTCGCGGTGCTCGAGCAGGTGGAGCAGCTGGGCGGCATCCGCGACTGGTTCCCCACCGCGTTCAACTACGCCTGGACCGACCTGCTGCAGAGCCAGTTCGACTCCGGCGACCTGTTCCGCGGGGTCGTGCAGGGCCTGGCCTGGTCGGCGCTGTTCACCGCGCTCGCCTTCCGCCAGTTCGCCCGCAAGGACGTCACCAGCTAG
- a CDS encoding alpha/beta fold hydrolase gives MLTALLALAGVVAGAGPARAAEDVATEDARIPSGEGADAVELDTTLYLPATATADDPAPAVLLAHGFGGSKDSVAADARDLAGRGYVVLAWSARGFGASTGQIGLDDPRFEVADVSTLLDVLAERDDVELDAPGDPRVGIAGASYGGALALLAAAYDERVDAIAPQITWNSLTTALFPDQAGIEADADTPAATPRTGDAGVFKRLWSGLFFGVGSVPTGDGLLGALTGGGGDAGASAPDLSGLDPALVTQALTCGRFRADICAAYQSAAASGTLTPEVAAVLDRSSPAGVLDRITAPTLLVQGTQDSLFTLGEADANARGIAANGTDVKVVWYAGGHDSSASERVTGELREEVTGWFDHHLRGTGPDPGTGFSYPEPTGLGGGIGSVQGGTQTVEVGGYPGLSGDRVRRTEVPVEGGVQPVVTPAGGSPAALSTLPGLGSVTAALGGTTLEIPGQSAVFDSAELTEALDVVGAATVTLEVAAPSGSATLFAKLYDVAPDGTTTLPSGLVAPLALTGLSADPAAPTEVPVTLPAVVHRFEVGHTLRLQVSTTDQAFALPVTAAVDSIGLADGAALSVPEVPGSVQATAGSTRWWVLLGVLAVLALLGWLAARLVGRRRSARMSVASPDGEDVPLRFAGVTKAYKDGFVAVRDLSFEVRRGQVLGLLGPNGAGKTTSLRMLMGLIRPTEGRIEVFGHAAGPGAPVLSRLGSFVEGTGLQPHLTGRDNLTLYWAATGRPLADAHLEEAIEVAGLGTALDKPVRSYSQGMRQRVAIAQAMLGLPDLLVLDEPTNGLDPPQIHAMRDVLRSYAETGRTVIVSSHLLSEIEQTCSHVVVMAKGQKIAQGTVEEIVGTGGAVLIGLADDADADRAAELLAGMPGTGPVERTEEGLVVDLGGTSRAQALAALVRAGIGVDQLSPRRRLEDAFLSLVGES, from the coding sequence TTGCTCACCGCCCTGCTGGCGCTGGCCGGTGTGGTCGCCGGCGCCGGCCCCGCCCGCGCCGCCGAGGACGTCGCGACCGAGGACGCGCGCATCCCCTCGGGGGAGGGTGCCGACGCCGTCGAGCTGGACACCACGCTGTACCTGCCCGCGACGGCGACCGCCGACGACCCCGCGCCCGCGGTCCTGCTGGCCCACGGCTTCGGCGGCAGCAAGGACTCCGTCGCCGCCGACGCCCGTGACCTGGCCGGCCGCGGCTACGTCGTCCTCGCCTGGTCGGCCCGGGGCTTCGGCGCCAGCACGGGGCAGATCGGCCTGGACGACCCGCGCTTCGAGGTGGCCGACGTCAGCACGCTGCTGGACGTGCTGGCCGAGCGCGACGACGTCGAGCTCGACGCCCCGGGCGACCCGCGGGTCGGCATCGCCGGCGCCTCCTACGGCGGGGCGCTGGCCCTGCTCGCCGCCGCCTACGACGAGCGGGTCGACGCGATCGCCCCGCAGATCACCTGGAACTCGCTCACCACCGCGCTCTTCCCCGACCAGGCCGGCATCGAGGCCGACGCGGACACCCCGGCGGCGACCCCGCGCACCGGCGACGCCGGCGTCTTCAAGCGGCTGTGGTCCGGGCTGTTCTTCGGCGTCGGCTCGGTGCCCACCGGCGACGGGCTGCTCGGTGCGCTCACCGGCGGGGGCGGCGACGCCGGCGCCAGCGCCCCCGACCTGTCCGGGCTGGACCCCGCGCTGGTCACCCAGGCGCTGACCTGCGGCCGCTTCCGCGCCGACATCTGCGCGGCCTACCAGTCGGCCGCGGCGAGCGGGACGCTCACCCCCGAGGTCGCCGCCGTGCTCGACCGCAGCAGCCCGGCCGGCGTGCTGGACCGGATCACCGCGCCCACCCTGCTGGTGCAGGGCACCCAGGACTCGCTGTTCACGCTGGGCGAGGCCGACGCGAACGCCCGCGGCATCGCCGCCAACGGCACCGACGTCAAGGTGGTCTGGTACGCCGGCGGCCACGACAGCTCCGCCTCCGAGCGGGTCACCGGCGAGCTGCGCGAGGAGGTCACCGGCTGGTTCGACCACCACCTGCGCGGCACCGGCCCCGACCCGGGCACCGGCTTCAGCTACCCGGAGCCGACCGGGCTGGGCGGCGGCATCGGCAGCGTGCAGGGCGGCACCCAGACCGTGGAGGTCGGCGGCTACCCCGGCCTGTCCGGCGACCGGGTCCGGCGCACCGAGGTGCCGGTCGAGGGCGGGGTGCAGCCGGTGGTCACCCCGGCCGGAGGCAGCCCCGCCGCGCTGTCCACGCTGCCCGGCCTCGGGTCGGTCACGGCCGCGCTGGGCGGCACCACGCTGGAGATCCCCGGCCAGTCCGCCGTCTTCGACAGCGCCGAGCTCACCGAGGCGCTGGACGTCGTCGGGGCGGCGACGGTCACCCTCGAGGTGGCTGCGCCGAGCGGGTCGGCGACGCTGTTCGCCAAGCTCTACGACGTCGCCCCCGACGGCACGACCACCCTGCCCAGCGGGCTGGTGGCACCGCTGGCGCTCACCGGGCTGTCCGCCGACCCGGCCGCGCCGACCGAGGTGCCGGTGACGCTGCCGGCGGTCGTGCACCGCTTCGAGGTCGGCCACACCCTCCGGCTCCAGGTGTCCACCACCGACCAGGCGTTCGCCCTGCCGGTGACCGCGGCGGTCGACTCGATCGGGCTGGCCGACGGCGCGGCGCTCTCCGTGCCCGAGGTCCCCGGGTCGGTGCAGGCGACGGCCGGCTCGACGCGCTGGTGGGTGCTGCTCGGCGTCCTCGCCGTCCTGGCGCTGCTCGGCTGGCTGGCTGCCCGGCTCGTCGGCCGCCGCCGCAGCGCGCGGATGTCGGTCGCCTCACCCGACGGGGAGGACGTGCCGCTGCGGTTCGCCGGCGTCACCAAGGCCTACAAGGACGGGTTCGTCGCCGTCCGGGACCTCTCCTTCGAGGTGCGCCGCGGCCAGGTGCTCGGCCTGCTCGGCCCCAACGGCGCCGGCAAGACCACGTCGCTGCGGATGCTGATGGGCCTGATCCGCCCCACCGAGGGCCGGATCGAGGTCTTCGGCCACGCCGCCGGGCCGGGTGCCCCGGTGCTCTCCCGGCTGGGCTCGTTCGTCGAGGGCACCGGCCTGCAGCCGCACCTGACCGGCCGGGACAACCTCACGCTGTACTGGGCCGCCACCGGCCGGCCGCTGGCCGACGCGCACCTGGAGGAGGCGATCGAGGTCGCCGGGCTCGGGACGGCGCTGGACAAGCCGGTGCGCAGCTACAGCCAGGGCATGCGCCAGCGGGTGGCGATCGCCCAGGCGATGCTCGGCCTGCCCGACCTGCTGGTGCTCGACGAGCCGACCAACGGGCTGGACCCGCCGCAGATCCACGCCATGCGCGACGTGCTGCGCTCCTACGCCGAGACCGGCCGCACGGTGATCGTCTCCAGCCACCTGCTCAGCGAGATCGAGCAGACCTGCAGCCACGTCGTCGTCATGGCCAAGGGGCAGAAGATCGCCCAGGGCACCGTCGAGGAGATCGTCGGCACCGGGGGAGCGGTGCTCATCGGGCTCGCCGACGACGCCGACGCCGACCGCGCCGCCGAGCTGCTGGCCGGGATGCCGGGCACCGGGCCGGTCGAGCGCACCGAGGAGGGGCTGGTCGTCGACCTCGGCGGCACCAGCCGGGCCCAGGCGCTGGCCGCCCTGGTGCGCGCCGGCATCGGCGTCGACCAGCTGAGCCCGCGCCGTCGTCTCGAGGACGCGTTCCTGTCGCTGGTGGGGGAGTCATGA
- a CDS encoding LytR C-terminal domain-containing protein translates to MTPPGGRRRADERREAAPATDRSAADPLTGPRRPGAAVPPARSAGPESDGAMTMPRTSRADRRREGLLPSGEDPMVRRPPARPAGGPPPGAGRRRTDADPTAAPGRPPATGERRRLPAAQAPGAPAQTPAAQAPAQTPAVQTPAAQAPTAQAPARQAPVAPRPAAAPAVSGPMTAAAPAAAVGRTVPPPARPDGPPAPAPAGADAAPRTTGMPSWASEPGPPTPPPHDVTQRVSSAAPADSPWGQPAAQAAVAAAPARSPQTPARPSRTAPPAPPLASGRPAPRLAPEDPAPEPAAEPERSRRAIDVPVGGRAAARLERQAAEAARKKSGRKVGPPDRPAGPALGGPGRDDERRPDPADGPRRFPRRAVQGLVAFVVVAVGVLGFWSFASPEAEETSAQSPVTSTAPAPSGEALPVQESVAPTAELTPAPVGPVRAPITVLNSTSINGLAGDIGDAFTGGGWEVTRTGESPVQDVATTTVYFTEGDSVQQQAAAQLVEQFPDVSGPVPRYFEVDQDVPGLVVVATGNWRP, encoded by the coding sequence GTGACCCCGCCGGGCGGTCGCCGCCGGGCGGACGAGCGCCGGGAGGCCGCTCCGGCGACCGACCGGTCCGCCGCCGACCCGCTCACCGGCCCCCGCCGCCCCGGCGCCGCCGTGCCACCGGCCCGCTCGGCCGGGCCGGAGTCCGACGGTGCGATGACCATGCCGCGGACCAGCCGGGCCGACCGCCGCCGCGAGGGGCTGCTGCCCTCCGGTGAGGACCCGATGGTCCGCCGTCCGCCGGCCCGCCCGGCCGGTGGCCCGCCCCCCGGTGCCGGCCGCCGGCGCACCGACGCCGACCCGACTGCGGCGCCCGGCCGCCCGCCGGCGACCGGCGAGCGGCGCCGGCTCCCCGCTGCGCAGGCGCCCGGAGCTCCGGCCCAGACCCCGGCGGCGCAGGCCCCGGCCCAGACCCCGGCGGTGCAGACGCCGGCGGCCCAGGCCCCGACCGCCCAGGCCCCGGCCCGCCAGGCCCCGGTTGCTCCCCGCCCGGCGGCCGCCCCGGCCGTCTCCGGTCCGATGACCGCCGCCGCCCCGGCGGCTGCCGTCGGCCGGACCGTCCCGCCGCCGGCCCGACCCGACGGCCCGCCCGCCCCGGCCCCCGCGGGCGCCGACGCCGCTCCGCGCACCACCGGCATGCCCAGCTGGGCGTCCGAGCCCGGGCCGCCGACCCCGCCGCCGCACGACGTCACCCAGCGCGTCTCCAGCGCCGCACCTGCCGACTCCCCGTGGGGTCAGCCGGCCGCCCAGGCCGCCGTCGCGGCCGCCCCGGCCCGCTCTCCGCAGACCCCCGCCCGGCCGTCCCGCACCGCGCCCCCGGCGCCCCCGCTGGCGTCCGGCCGCCCGGCGCCCCGGCTCGCGCCGGAGGACCCCGCCCCCGAGCCGGCCGCCGAGCCGGAGCGGTCGCGGCGGGCGATCGACGTCCCCGTGGGCGGCCGGGCCGCCGCCCGGCTCGAGCGCCAGGCCGCCGAGGCGGCCCGGAAGAAGTCCGGCCGCAAGGTCGGCCCGCCGGACCGTCCCGCCGGGCCTGCGCTCGGCGGACCCGGTCGCGACGACGAGCGGAGGCCCGACCCGGCCGACGGGCCGCGCCGCTTCCCGCGCCGCGCGGTGCAGGGGCTCGTCGCCTTCGTGGTGGTCGCCGTCGGCGTGCTGGGCTTCTGGTCGTTCGCCTCGCCGGAGGCGGAGGAGACCTCCGCGCAGAGCCCGGTCACCAGCACCGCCCCCGCCCCGAGCGGCGAGGCGCTGCCGGTGCAGGAGAGCGTCGCCCCCACCGCGGAGCTCACGCCGGCCCCGGTCGGCCCGGTGCGGGCGCCGATCACCGTGCTGAACAGCACGAGCATCAACGGGCTGGCCGGCGACATCGGTGACGCGTTCACCGGTGGTGGCTGGGAGGTCACCCGCACCGGCGAGTCCCCGGTCCAGGACGTGGCCACCACGACCGTCTACTTCACCGAGGGCGACTCGGTGCAGCAGCAGGCGGCCGCGCAGCTGGTCGAGCAGTTCCCCGACGTCTCCGGCCCGGTGCCGCGCTACTTCGAGGTCGACCAGGACGTCCCCGGCCTCGTCGTCGTCGCCACCGGGAACTGGCGGCCCTGA
- a CDS encoding DUF3263 domain-containing protein, producing MSSEGVQPVAGAAATSPAGADGAPVTAGDDTGAALPAREREILAFERQWWRFAGAKEAAIRERFGMSATRYYQVLNALVDRPEALAADPLLVRRLRRMRAARQRQRSGRVLGSDPTRD from the coding sequence ATGAGCAGCGAGGGCGTGCAGCCCGTCGCCGGCGCCGCGGCGACCTCCCCGGCTGGGGCCGATGGGGCTCCTGTGACGGCTGGGGACGACACGGGTGCGGCGCTGCCGGCCCGCGAGCGCGAGATCCTGGCCTTCGAACGGCAGTGGTGGCGCTTCGCGGGGGCGAAGGAAGCGGCGATCCGGGAACGCTTCGGGATGTCGGCGACCCGCTACTACCAGGTGCTCAACGCCCTGGTCGACCGTCCCGAGGCCCTCGCCGCCGACCCGCTGCTGGTCCGCCGGCTGCGCCGGATGAGGGCGGCGCGCCAACGGCAGCGCTCCGGCCGGGTCCTGGGCAGCGACCCGACGCGCGACTAG
- the rarD gene encoding EamA family transporter RarD: MDERRVGVWAGLGAYVLWGVFPLYFPLLEPAGGLEIVAHRVAWSLLFVGLLLTVRRGWPQVRAAVGARRSLLVLAVAAVLIAANWLVYVYAVNSGHVVEASLGYFINPLVSVVLGVFVFRERLRRLQWVAVGTAVLAVVVLTVDHGRPPWIALTLALSFGLYGLMKKVVRVDAAPGLFVETAVVFVPALVVIGVLQGSGDAAFGHAGAGNAFLLVSTGLATAVPLLLFAAAASRVPLSTVGLLQYVTPLMQLSIGVFVYDEPMPPARLAGFAIVWLALAVFSVDSLRQAHSVRRAAAVPVPATT, encoded by the coding sequence GTGGACGAACGGCGCGTCGGGGTGTGGGCCGGCCTCGGGGCGTACGTGCTGTGGGGCGTCTTCCCGCTCTACTTCCCGCTGCTCGAGCCGGCCGGCGGGCTGGAGATCGTCGCCCACCGGGTGGCCTGGTCGCTGCTGTTCGTCGGCCTGCTGCTGACCGTGCGCCGCGGCTGGCCGCAGGTGCGGGCCGCGGTCGGTGCCCGGCGGTCGCTGCTGGTGCTCGCCGTCGCCGCGGTGCTCATCGCCGCCAACTGGCTCGTGTACGTCTACGCGGTCAACTCCGGGCACGTCGTCGAGGCCTCGCTCGGGTACTTCATCAACCCGCTGGTCAGCGTGGTGCTCGGGGTCTTCGTGTTCCGCGAGCGGCTGCGCCGGCTGCAGTGGGTGGCGGTCGGCACCGCCGTGCTGGCGGTCGTCGTGCTCACCGTCGACCACGGCCGGCCGCCGTGGATCGCGCTCACCCTCGCGCTGAGCTTCGGGCTCTACGGGCTGATGAAGAAGGTGGTGCGGGTCGACGCCGCGCCCGGCCTGTTCGTGGAGACCGCCGTCGTCTTCGTGCCGGCCCTGGTGGTGATCGGCGTGCTGCAGGGCTCCGGTGACGCGGCCTTCGGCCACGCCGGGGCCGGCAACGCCTTCCTGCTGGTCAGCACCGGCCTGGCCACCGCGGTCCCGCTGCTGCTGTTCGCCGCGGCGGCCAGCCGGGTGCCGCTGTCCACGGTCGGGCTGCTGCAGTACGTCACCCCGCTGATGCAGCTGTCGATCGGCGTCTTCGTCTACGACGAGCCGATGCCCCCGGCCCGGCTGGCCGGGTTCGCCATCGTCTGGCTGGCGCTGGCCGTCTTCTCCGTCGACAGCCTCCGGCAGGCGCACAGCGTCCGGCGGGCCGCGGCCGTGCCGGTGCCCGCCACGACCTAG